Sequence from the Strix uralensis isolate ZFMK-TIS-50842 chromosome 1, bStrUra1, whole genome shotgun sequence genome:
CACACCATACACTGCACACCGTACACCCATGTCTGAAGGTATACAGATGCCTGAGGGTCAGGAAATAAAGTGTGCAGCACAGAGGGGAGGCACGACCCATACATGTGCATCTGGGTAAAAGTGCTTTAGGTTGTTgtaagttctttttcttctcctataGAAATAACCTATGCCTGTACAACAGGACTTATCGTGGCATAGTTTAAACAGCATAACTTTTGGATGAAAGAAATTCCCTAGACACTTCAGCCAGATCCAAAATAATCCCATTCAAATGCCTGCCTACCATTCATGTCAACTCTGAAATACACCTGAGGATCCCCAGATTTTAAAGGCAGAGTCCTACTGAAGACCATACTCAGAAATCTGGTCCTGAAAGCAGGACTTAAATATTCGAATCATTTAAACACGCAGTTGTGTTAGAGGTGGTAtagataattttcaaaataacatctgccttttaaaaaaatgtagcttacaaacaaagaaacagaatagGCACAGTCATATGAACATATACTGTTATGGCACATATGATAAGAAGGAAAGTTTAAACACCACTATTTAATGAATAGTGCATTAGAAGTCCTGCCAGCAGACtcttcatattattattattaataataataactatCATTAGTTATTAGCTCATATATGGCACACTGCAGACAGAAACAAACGCCAGTTTACACACTGGTTATGCTTTCTATGCTTTGCATTGTATGCTattgtgttttgtggtttgtatTTGGACGCTTTCTATCCAGATCAGCTTTCTTTCTAAATATTGGCCCAAAACATAACGcttggaataatttatttgatcCTCTATTTCTACTGATTGATAGACAAGGCACTGTTCATCAAATCATCAAATTTCGCTGCTTCTCCTCATGTGCTTGCTATGTCCCAGTTTCTCCTCTCCATCTTTCGCAGAGGTATGTACGCACGCTTCTGCTTTGGTTTCTCTTTATTTTGATTGTCTATCATTTAGGTTTAAACTTTGTTCTCACTTGTGGTTTTAACCACGTTGGCAATAGCAGAACCGATGGTCCCAGAGGTACAAGCCTAACAGATATGCTAAGCCAACCCAACAGTTTGCAGCTGCTGAAAGGATTAGTGCAGCTCCCTCTCCAGGTGTATATTCCTGCAGCCTCATCCCCTCCAGGTCTCTGACCTGCGTGGAGCTGATCCAGCTCACTGGGTGGACAGAAAGTACCAAAGAGCAAAGAGAATACTTTTTGGCCACTTCAGCAATCTGAAAGTGTCTCAGGGAGGTGTCAGGTCAGGCCCAGGCAGAAGGAGAGGGGCAGGATCAGGTGGCTGCACgtgggagagggcaggagagagCAGCACTGTCATTTCTGGCAGGAGTAAGCTGTGTGCGAGACTGGCTTGGTCATCTCATCTAGCCTTGTCCTCAGTTCAGCTTGTAGCTGTAAATAACAGAATTAATATTCAGTATTGTTGGCTGTTACCCTTTTATGTTTCCTCATGCACCAAAGTCTAGGAAATGTTGGCTTTGTTTCACTCCAGACAGATCAGCATAATCACATCCCGCAATAGCGAAACCCCAGAGAATACGTTGTCCCACCTTGCTGATATAATACAGCTAAGCAGGGGACACCCCGGCATCCACTCACAAGCTTTCTCATAATTTCTCATGTGCTTTTTGTAACTGAGTCAAGTGACGAGACCCTAAGCCAGCTCTGGGAACTCAGCCTGCCCTGGTCCCACAGGTGGCTGCCTCCTGGTGTCTGAAGGCCAGGATTTCAAACTCTTCCTGCTCCCTCATCAGCTGCAAAGTTGGAATTAAAATAGAGGAAACCAGCACTTTGCttatcagattttaaaatctgACAGCTCACGAACTGTaagcaatgaaatattttattgtgcTGGAAAACTGGTGTTTCCTAAGGTATTAGTCATTACAACTGTCATTAATCCTTTGGGTTAGCAGTTGGCTTTTTAAATCCAATTCCAGGGCAGCATATAGCAGTTCCCAGGTTAAAGACTTCTACAGGTTTTGTTCACCAGCTTAAATGCCTTGAAGTAAAGCTGCTTCACCTTCTAGAGTTGTTCAGCCTTGTGTTACACCCTCAAAAGGAGGACCCCAAAAGACTAAGTGATTTCTAATAGCAACAGAGCAAGTATGCTGTGAGTGTAAACATTTTAGCCCTGCATTTTGAAGCTACGCACTTTGGTCAGTGAATGTGACCTCTGTCTAGTGATTGCTTCTCATCCATCCCAAGCACCCTGCCTCTGTTAGCTCTCGACCTGGTCCTTGAATCATGGACCAAAATCCAAATtttaaggaaagagaaagcaaaataaagtggCAATTAACTTACAACATGAGGATATAGGTACGCTGATAGCCAGAATGATCCAGGCAATGTCCATCTTGCTGAGACAGATCGTTGCTCTGTGCTGGGGTTTGTCCCCCTCAGTGACATGAGAGATGTTTCCTTGCACCCCGGGTTTCCAGGTCCCGGCAGGAACCAGTCTGTTTAGGAAGTTGCCGGTGGCGGTGGAGCCAGCTGTGGAAATGGAGCTGGACAACCTCGTGGAAGGTGCTGCGGAGAGAGCACTGCCCAGCAAGGTCACATTAGTCACCGCACCGTGCTGCGTCGGAGCAGGTCCCTTGGGgtctcctgctgctggggaggagacGCTGACGTCAAAACTGGTCTGAACCGAGTGACccgctgctgctgttgcagatcCAGGGCCAGCAAACAGAGGGACATTTGTACTGAGATTCAAGGTTACCCAAGAGTTGTTTTTGCTCAGCATATCCCATACACCATAGCGGGTGGGTTTAAAAGGCACCGACACTGCTTCAGGATCAGTTGATGGTCCAGCAGTTGTGGTGGCAAAATCTGCCTCCTGCACCACTAGCTCAGCCCCATCCCCTCGCTCTGCTTCCCTAAGGCTTCCCGAGGCGTTGCGGTGGGGAGAAGGGTCCGAGTGTGTAGTTCTTGCCAGCCCTGTGCCATTCGGATCGCTGGACGCTGTGGTCTGGGACCGAAATGGGTGGTCTGTGAAAGGGCTCCTCAGGGTAGGGAAGGGAGAGTGCAGGGTCGTCTTTAGGTAAGGCTCTGAGGACTCTGTGAAGTTGCCTTTGAAAACCTGGAATATTTTCCCCTTGGGGCGAGTCTGTCCTGAGTGCAAAGCACTCTGGTTGTATAAATGATACGTTTCCTTTTCGCCAACACGAGGGCCACTCGCTTGCTTTTGCCCAGTGGAAGGGGCTTTCTCTGCCAGGCTGACGGGATGGGGAATGGCGCGAGCGGACGTGGGAAGGGGCTCTGCCATGTGTCGGTCTTTGTGGTGAGGTGTTGTTCCCATGGCTGTGACAGTGGTAGTGTCCATCAGGAAGCCCTGAGAGGAGGAGACAGTGGGAGACAATACCTGAACAGAAAACACCAGCTCTTCCGTCAGTGCCAAGATCAGTAGAACACCTGGaggaaaaaacacagagagaTGGTGAGACACCAGGGAGAGACCAGCTGACACAGAACAGCATGGCTGATGCGTCTGGCAGGAAGGAATACCTTCCATGTTCTTCAGAAGGACAGAAGAGTTAGATTCCAACTTTGTCAGCTTCTCTGGgaaagtaggaagagaaaggaaaatccGCAGGGGCTGCGGTGGCCCTGTGGCCATGTGAGTGGCGGGGTGGGAATGGGAAGGTTGCAGGGAATCTCTGTGGCAAAGAGAGAGAGGAGCTTGCAGTATGGACTCAGGAGAGTGCTTTAAAGTGCCATAGGCCAGTGATTTCCCTGTAGAAGCTACAAAGCATCCTACTGTTTAGGGGTAGAAACAAAAGacgttttcatttttgttttggcCAGGAAGCCTCCAGATGAATCTCCGCATCATTATGGGGAACCTTAGTCTGCTCATTCTTTTGGCTGCAAAATCCTAAATTTGGCTGCCTCCAGTCTTGGATGCCATTAAGCAATCTGTTTTTTGGGAGAGCAGCTGCTTAGCCCTTGCCGAAAATTAGGTCAAGAAGGGATGTCTGATGAGAGGGCTTCCTGGGTTATATATGTTGTCCTTTACTTAGCAGCTTTGGAAAATCTAGTCACTTATTTTAGAGTATGAGATGTGGAAAATCTCcaaatgttaaaaatgaacaagaaaacaTAGCTaacacaagcattttaaaaagccacGTGATTATTAGGGGTTTGACTCAATCTAACACAACTGCCCTTCGCACCCATATACAAATGTTTGGTTGTAATCTGTTCTGTGCTCACATGTGCTGTGGGATTGGATTGTGTGAAATTTGCCTCCCACCACCCTCTGTAGTGCACA
This genomic interval carries:
- the TMEM108 gene encoding transmembrane protein 108 isoform X1; translated protein: MKRSLQVLYCQLFSVLLILALTEELVFSVQVLSPTVSSSQGFLMDTTTVTAMGTTPHHKDRHMAEPLPTSARAIPHPVSLAEKAPSTGQKQASGPRVGEKETYHLYNQSALHSGQTRPKGKIFQVFKGNFTESSEPYLKTTLHSPFPTLRSPFTDHPFRSQTTASSDPNGTGLARTTHSDPSPHRNASGSLREAERGDGAELVVQEADFATTTAGPSTDPEAVSVPFKPTRYGVWDMLSKNNSWVTLNLSTNVPLFAGPGSATAAAGHSVQTSFDVSVSSPAAGDPKGPAPTQHGAVTNVTLLGSALSAAPSTRLSSSISTAGSTATGNFLNRLVPAGTWKPGVQGNISHVTEGDKPQHRATICLSKMDIAWIILAISVPISSCSVLLTVCCMRRKKKTSNPENNLSYWNNAITMDYFNRHAVELPREIQSLETSEDHLSEPRSPANGDYRDSGMVLVNPFCQETLFVGHEQVSEI
- the TMEM108 gene encoding transmembrane protein 108 isoform X2 encodes the protein MIFSGVLLILALTEELVFSVQVLSPTVSSSQGFLMDTTTVTAMGTTPHHKDRHMAEPLPTSARAIPHPVSLAEKAPSTGQKQASGPRVGEKETYHLYNQSALHSGQTRPKGKIFQVFKGNFTESSEPYLKTTLHSPFPTLRSPFTDHPFRSQTTASSDPNGTGLARTTHSDPSPHRNASGSLREAERGDGAELVVQEADFATTTAGPSTDPEAVSVPFKPTRYGVWDMLSKNNSWVTLNLSTNVPLFAGPGSATAAAGHSVQTSFDVSVSSPAAGDPKGPAPTQHGAVTNVTLLGSALSAAPSTRLSSSISTAGSTATGNFLNRLVPAGTWKPGVQGNISHVTEGDKPQHRATICLSKMDIAWIILAISVPISSCSVLLTVCCMRRKKKTSNPENNLSYWNNAITMDYFNRHAVELPREIQSLETSEDHLSEPRSPANGDYRDSGMVLVNPFCQETLFVGHEQVSEI